A window of Mustelus asterias chromosome 15, sMusAst1.hap1.1, whole genome shotgun sequence contains these coding sequences:
- the mcfd2 gene encoding multiple coagulation factor deficiency protein 2 isoform X2: MLYWSRVVRSCFIGFLCLVLWGRQNLHSTLAQGHLPHDVEVTEGHRPNIRLDKNLVQDKDHIMEHLDGVIDKPESEMTPQELQLHYFKMHDYDGNNLLDGLELISAITHVHKEESGGQGQPMSEEEIVSLIDDVLRDDDKNNDGYIDYAEFAKSLE, translated from the exons ATGTTATATTGGAGTAGAGTTGTGAGGAGCTGCTtcatagggtttctatgtcttGTACTATGGGGCAGACAGAATCTGCATTCAACTCTAGCTCAAGGCCATTTGCCACATGATGTTGAAGTCACTGAGGGTCATCGACCGAACATTCGTCTAGATAAGAACCTTGTTCAAGACAAAGA TCATATTATGGAGCATTTAGATGGCGTGATAGACAAACCAGAATCTGAGATGACGCCACAAGAACTTCAACTTCATTACTTCAAAATGCATGATTATGATGGGAATAATCTTCTTGATGGATTGGAATTAATATCTGCCATTACACATGTACATAAAGAG GAAAGTGGAGGCCAAGGACAGCCCATGAGCGAAGAAGAAATCGTTAGTTTAATTGATGACGTTTTAAGAGATGATGACAAAAATAATGATGGATACATTGATTATGCTGAGTTTGCAAAGTCACTAGAGTAA
- the mcfd2 gene encoding multiple coagulation factor deficiency protein 2 isoform X1: MWICNMLYWSRVVRSCFIGFLCLVLWGRQNLHSTLAQGHLPHDVEVTEGHRPNIRLDKNLVQDKDHIMEHLDGVIDKPESEMTPQELQLHYFKMHDYDGNNLLDGLELISAITHVHKEESGGQGQPMSEEEIVSLIDDVLRDDDKNNDGYIDYAEFAKSLE; encoded by the exons ATGTG GATCTGCAACATGTTATATTGGAGTAGAGTTGTGAGGAGCTGCTtcatagggtttctatgtcttGTACTATGGGGCAGACAGAATCTGCATTCAACTCTAGCTCAAGGCCATTTGCCACATGATGTTGAAGTCACTGAGGGTCATCGACCGAACATTCGTCTAGATAAGAACCTTGTTCAAGACAAAGA TCATATTATGGAGCATTTAGATGGCGTGATAGACAAACCAGAATCTGAGATGACGCCACAAGAACTTCAACTTCATTACTTCAAAATGCATGATTATGATGGGAATAATCTTCTTGATGGATTGGAATTAATATCTGCCATTACACATGTACATAAAGAG GAAAGTGGAGGCCAAGGACAGCCCATGAGCGAAGAAGAAATCGTTAGTTTAATTGATGACGTTTTAAGAGATGATGACAAAAATAATGATGGATACATTGATTATGCTGAGTTTGCAAAGTCACTAGAGTAA